A region of the Phoenix dactylifera cultivar Barhee BC4 chromosome 10, palm_55x_up_171113_PBpolish2nd_filt_p, whole genome shotgun sequence genome:
GGATACCTTATGCTGTTTGTACATGAAAAGATGCTGCTTAACgcaaatattctcatccttctGTCTGTAATGGATCACTATCTACATTTTGCCATTACTTTCCTAACCATTCTTTGAAGACTTTGATGCTGAAGCAAAGAAATCCCATGCCAGCCCTGTTTCCTGCTTGGTGGAAATCAGTACAATAAAGGTTCATTGGAATAAAACATTGTTGACCGAAAGGTAGATCCTCAGCTGTTTCTTAAGAATCAATGATGTTTGGGTTTAACGATACAGCCATTGGCTTACAAAACCTTGCCACCAACAGACCAGCCTAAAAATTTCCCAGGCCTTTTGCTGCATTTGTTTCCGACTCTTACATGGTGTGTCATTGTTTCTTGGAAGAAAAGTTCTTGGCTGCAGAACTACACTGTTCTGCAATTCTAGAAATGTAGAACCAGGAGCATTGCTCGAGAAACCAGCCTCATCACAGCACATATTTTTTGCTGGAATGACTGATGGCAATTTGATGCTTGCCATTCATGGAAAGTACCTTACAAATGGATTGGCCATGGCATGTTAATTTGTCAATAGCAGAATGTAATGCGAACGATTGCCTGCCGGATCTGCAACGTCTGTTATGCCCCTGAAGAGACTGCAAAATGTTGCAACTACTGTTGAGATGCTGCAGCTACGTCACTACCTCATAAGAGGACAACTTTACACAATGGAGGATGAATGAGTGCTGGATTCCTACACTTTTAACATGTGGCTTAGCTTATAACATGGAAGAGAAATGAGAATCGTGTGGCAGGGAGCATGGTCAATTGGGGACACGATTCTTGTATCTTCTTATCAGTGGAAAGGCTCTGGCCTTCCTATCATGGCTTATGACCAATTCTTCATCATACACagagacacagagagagagagagagaggtaattAACTATTTCACAATCACTACCTATCAAATGATCTCATTTCATAACCATTTACAACAATTATAAGCGGCCTCAACAGAACATAGCTAgtggaaaagagagagatgttAATTAAATCTTTCATAATCACTGCCTATCGAATGATGATCTCATTAGACAATCATTTACACACTTGTAAAGtggcctcaaaaaaaaaaaaaaaaaaaaaaaaaaaaaaaaaaaaaaaaaaaaaaaaaaacatagcatGAAGGAGAGCGAGAGAGTTGTCAATTAACTTTTCCATTACCTATCAATGGATCTCATTTCATAATCATATGCTATCATCATCAGTAAAATGGCCTGAACAGGACAGCTTGTTCCTGCACCTGTTAATACAGTAACTGACATCACCTATAGTGGAGCTCTTAAATTACCGACCATCATTTATGAACCTAAATACCACATTATCTACTTAGTACCATTCGTTGGCACGATAAATAGAGTTTCTGATTGGTAAGTTCAGCAGCCAGGATTCAGTCTCCTGATCACAAGCATGctgattcaaatccagaactcGATGGCTTAGAATGGATACAacaaagaataatgaaataagtTAAAAGATCTAGCAGCAATGGCTTCTTGGAACTAAAATGGGACTTGGAATATAGGCTACAGCAGCATGCTTCGTTGTGGGTGTGGTGATTCATGAGGTCCTCCAACACAAAGAAACTGGCACCTCTTGTGTCATTAATCATAACCATAATCGGCATCATATGTGTAGTCTTCATCTCCATTTCCATAATAGTCATTGTAGTCTGCTTCCTCAGCAAAATCGCCATCTTCAAATGTTCCAGCCTCATCACCATCATCTGCTGTCCCTGAATTAACTCTCTCTTTGATATTGTCAGGATGACCATTAGCTTCACCAGTGTCTGATTCAACTTTTTGTTTCTTCCCATTTTCCTGATCAGTCTGTCACAATGAATAACAATTAGTGATCATCACGCTATGTTTCAAAGTCATGAGTTCTAAATGTATGTTGACACTTGACAAGAGCAAAACAGGACATGATATCCATAGTATATCCGTACTTGCAACAACTGTGGACTAGATTTTCCAAGGCTAGAACAAGTTACAGAGGAGATGCCAGCTTATCGCATTTCTTTAATGACATTATGGTGCCTCACAAATACTCTTTGAAAAAAGGGTGACACCTTGTTTGGAGTTCTAACTTGAGTTCTATGAGTATTACTAGGTGCAGACACATCTAAGAAAAATAAGGCTTGCTGACATTATTGGTGAACAATCTCAACTTCTTTCTGGAGAGTCAAATTTGTCCAGTTATAAGTACATGGAGCAAAAATTTATTCTCAACTTTCCTTTGTATGCTACGGAGAAGCCCCATTTGCTGAACATAAAAGAATTTAAGTTGAAACAAGAAGAGAAACATACAGTGTATAGACCCTCCAATGCTTCATAGTTGACTCTTGAACTGAAGGTCTGCAAAATAAAACCAAATTTGGTATCAAAAAACactggaaaaaaaagaatacacaGATAAAACAAACAAAGAGCAAACTCCATAACGAAAACTGTGGCATTTCATTAAAACAAGCATAAAACTGAAGATCAAGAAGTGTCTCAGGCATTTAAACATTGTAGTACTCAGTGCATGGGGAGAATACCTTTCGCTTAAGCATTTGGCGTGTCGCTTCAAGAGGAGTTCGGGCAGGAGTTGAATTCTTAGCTTCTTCAGCacgtttttgttttctttcctgCATCCCAAATCAAAATTATAGAAGGAGAAAAGACAAAACATAAAAGGGCAATCATGAGTCCGAAAGTTACTCTCAGAGAATTAAAATATAGTAAACAGATTCAGGATGTGAAATGGATTAATTTTGTACAACAATATTTGTCTAAACAGCAGACCACATACATTTTAAAGAAGTCGATAGTAAAGAACTAAGGAGCTAGTTTACAATGACAGTGTTTCGCAGTTAGCAACCCTCATTATTTTATGCTTTTTTAAGCATTTCTAGATTTCCAGGCAGCCTAGCTCCTATTTGGAGGAAAAACACTAAAACTTAGACAAGCTACAAGATATAAATTATATAGCTTCTCGTTGTATAGAATGGAATAAGTACTtttcttaataatttttttaaagaaaataactTTAACATTAGAACAAGGTAGGGTTAAGGAGAAACACATTTATGGAGTTCTAAATGACATCAACAAATCAATATGCACCGAGGAGTTTTACAAAGATAAAACTTATGCGATAAAAACTGAATTGGTAGATGTTGGAACTCAGGTTTCAAGTACAGATGCTGGTGGCATAGTACATGCCATGTTGTGCCATGCTGGACACATGCCAAACCAAGCCCCCAAAAAAGATTTAaccattttttaattaaaaaataaaaagaaagagttaAACTGGCGCCCTTTGAGGCACTGGTACTGGCCTGGCATAGTACATGCCAACTAGCACATCCAGCAGCTGAAACCATGGTTtggatatatataaaaaaaaggcttCATATTGCACTGAATATGCACGGTCAAGTATAACACACAAGTAGGTGAAACCAACAGAGGACATTGATAGAAATAGAGGTTAGCATAGACTATAGACTACAAGGTTTAAATAGTACAACAAATAAAGCTCCAAGAACCAAAAAGGGTCCCTCAGATATTAGACAATTTAAAAGAGCTAGCAGAACTCCCATGGAAGTTGGAAAACCGGGTAAAAATGTACAAGAAGAGGAAAGGACTCTAGATAAAAAGCGGTGGAAGATAGTTCATAAATCCCGATTAAAAGGCTTGTGGTCATCATTACCCAATGGAATGGATGATGCTTAAAGTAATTGCACATTTTGAAGAATCCTGGACAGTTGAACTAGCAAATTATTATCATTGTTGCCAAGCCTTAACATCAAATCGTGGTTGTTATGGATCACAACCCTCTGACtagcaaatggaaagaaaaaacacTGGACAAAAACAAAATTTTCCAATGCAAAAGAAGACAAGATACAGGGAACAGAAACTAATCTATCTTAAAAGATTTGAGCTTGTAGAGAAACAATCTAGGTTCTTACTATTTGCAATTGTTGTGAGAGCATTTGCATGTGGGTTTGGATTTTATTGCAGGATTGTCACCTAAACCTTTTTCGAGATTGTCATCAAAATCCTGTTGATTTAGGAATAGCATTTACATGTGGACGACTCTTTTGGAAGAAGTAGTTTGTATTTTCTTGTCATTCAACTAGGGGAACTTAGCAAGAACAATGCacactattttcatttttgcaaaaatggtcacttttatatttctttggcAGAATCCATCACTTTTGGACTTTACCGGACTGTTATGCCCCTGCCTTTGTACCTACCATAAGAACATTTTACTAGTGCATTGACCTGTATCATCTATACATTTAAATGTGCATTCACTTGTGTTGTCTGCATCCATTAGCAAAATATGTGCATTTCTTTGAGATAAAGGGGCATATTGATCTGCTAAATTCCAAAACAGACCGTTTCtgggaggaaagaaaaaggagttAGAGTGACTTGAGTTTGGAGAACTGAAAATAAagtagaattttttttctacaaaagCCCCTTTCATTTGTAACATTTTGCCACCTCTGGGATTCATGAAGCATATCTAGAACCAACTCTAGTGCTCCCAGGCTTTTCAGATACCCACTTAAGATTCAAGTCCTCTTAATAATATCCAGCGCATAGATAAACCCAATAATGCCTGAAAATCAAGCTTGTTGAGAATAATTGGCATgttccaacaaatattttaagtACAAGCAGCAATTGCACTGGAGTCAGTGTCGCTAGAGACATCTTATTTTTCTTATGATCCTTGGCCAATATATTGATATTACACATAGATGGGAAGGACTTTTACATAGAAATTTTAGGCACACAATATTGGAGCGAATGCAATGAATGTAATAATCCACAAAAGCCCAACTAATACCCTTAAATAGACCATAACATGTACGCAATACTCACATAACAcacaatatctaagtatatgtaaATCATTCCCAAATCTTTGATAGTCTGTGAACATGTTCATCCGCTAATCAATACTCTGAGCAGTCCTTGGAAATAAAACAGTCTCTAGGTAGTAATGGTAGACGGTGAAAATCTACAGACCAACAACATTACAAGGCACTTGGATATCAGAGAACAGAAATACAGGAGTAGAAACTTGGAATGACAGTAGCGTGAACCAGTTTGATGATATAAGCTTCATATTCAAACTAAGCCCCTATCTTATCATTCCTAGAGATTAGGGAGTCTCCATATAGACATGTATGTCAATAGTACAACGTTAAACAGTAATGGCAACTCAATTGCTGTGAATAAAGGCCATGAATGCACTACAAGtaaattcaaaaatttcagttttgaAGCACTTCAGAGCCTAACCTTGGGGCCAGCATATTGTTTGCAACAGATGTAACGAAATATGCCAAAAATACAAATTGATatcataaacaaaatataaggAAAAATCAGATGGTCACTTACAAAATTCTATAAATatacaaatattaaaaataaagaaaatgaagCTTTCTTTGTTGCAATTCTCTCAACTGTCAATTATATTTCTACAATCATATTTCGAAGATATTTCCTTTCCAAATTTTGTTGTGTTTTTTGCATCTATTTCTTCCTTTTAAGAGAAGCAAAATTGGGTCCTTGCAGCAACAATTTACTTTTTTGTTCCAAAATTACTAAGTAAAaaaaagatcccctttccttctTGAGGTAATACCAGAGAGCAATGCATGCATAGGCAGGTGAACGTGTCAAATAAATTTGTCAATGTCTGGCATGCACCCTTCAACCAAAGCAAACCTTGTGATGAGTCTTTAGGTTTCTAAGGGGCATCTCTCCTCATAAATATAAGGCAAGTGATAGAATGGTAAAGTTTGCCGTCTCAGTACCAGACTCCATATCGGTACTACACTAGCATTGTGTCAGTACAGTACGGTGATCTTTTCGATGTACCGAGTATCGATATGCCATCCGTACTAGGTATCAATACTGAACTAATACAGTACGCCCCGTACCACCTGGTTGGGGCCGATACGGCGAACCATGCAGAATAGCTTATTCAAACAGGAAAAAATGtgcaaataagaaaaaaaaattacaaattacACTATTGGAGAACAAAGTGATGAGTGATTAAGGTGATACATGTATCGAGGAAAACACAAGAGCATTTGGCAAGGAGGTCTTGGCTCTCCATCAAGGGACTTTGGAAGAGAGCAGGACCTGAGAGGACTTTGACGGAAGTTGTAGGAAAGGATAAAGAAGGATTGTGTTGATGTAGGATGCATACTATAAGAATAAAAGGTGAAGTATCTAATAATTCACAAAGACAACAGCATATAGATGGATGAAGCATCTTATTTCCATTTATCATGCTtgtaataatggcaaagatttCCTGAAAAATTTAATAGTTTAAGTTTATCTCCTTTTTTAGGGTTTGCTTGGGGGGTTTTGAACTTCAGCTATATAGCATTCCAGTGATATATCCACATCAAAATAATGATTATATCAAATTTATGATTATCCAGCAGTGCAGAACTGCTCCATTTGGAGTCCATTGTGAACATGGAGAATTCAATCTCATAACAGGTTGACTTACACGAAAATCTGAGACATTAACAGAACGCTAAAAATCAACGTCAGTGGTGTATGAAAGTTGCAGTCTACTCTACCTTTTTGGACTTCGCTAGAGCTGCTGCAGTTGCGGTAGCAAGTTCGCGAGCAGCTAGCAGATCTTCAGAACTATCTGCAAAATTAGCTTCATAAGCCTCCTTTGCAGCCGCTGCAGCAGCTTCCTTAGCTGCTTGTTCCTGTTAAATCCATAATCAATCACATTCACTAACAGCTTTAAGAATTCTGTTCATAATAAGCAGTCATAAATGCCTTTTATCACCTCAAGATACTCTCTGTTCATTTCTTCCCagataatttttttgaaatgcTTCTCCTCTTCATTGTGGAGGTATCCATCAACCTATAAAATTTTCCAACATTAGCTACATTTAAGCTGTTCAACTATGCAAAGAAAATTAGACAGAAAGCATGTAATCGTGTGTTCATGTAATGGATGCAGACAAATGTGTGCAGAGTATAAAGATTGACCAACATATACAAGAACACTGATCTTTGGTTAAATAGAGAGCAAACTACAGGCATGGTAAGAAGAAATTGATTATCATGGATAGAACACCTCAACATCATCAATATCCGAAAAACTTTCGGATTCATTGCCTGCAGTGGCAGCCGGTTGGTCATCTGGTTCCTGGGATTCATTGCAAGCAGATTCATTCGCAGCTTGGTGTCCTGCAGAAGCCCTTGAAAGACTTCAGAGTTCCCAATAAAGCTATCCCAATCAATATGATAAAATGAAGCACCAACAACATCATCCGTGTTATAGAATTTGATGAGAACTATCCAACATACCGACACTTTCATGTTCTTTTGAGGTTTGTGATTCATATCCAGTTTCATTTGAAGTGACCTTGGCAGAAACTTTGGCTCCTTTCTTTTCCTGAAAAGACAGAAAACTTGTTAccagaaaaattataaaatgtAGCAAACCAAGAAGTATATTACAATAGGCTGTCATGCACATAGAAAGGCAACCAAGGATATGCAGACCTTATTTAACACCCAAGGTTTAAACCTAAAAAAGATTTGAGACAGGACCgaataattcaaaaaaacttTTGTAGCTGGGCACCCATTAGATGGTTCATTGATCATCAGAAGAAGTAAAATATATGAAACAACTCTCCCATTAAAGGCTTAATAGCTTAATCTCTTAGGAGCATTTAACTGGCATGTTGTCTTAATCTTGAAATCTAAAACATACTACATAGCATGCAGCTCTCACTTTAAGGACCTTGCTTTCCCACTCCTCCCCAGCACTTCTTATTCCCCTTCTCAATCATGCTTTCCTATTGCAAGGATATAAACGCAGAGTTGCTTCAATCTAAATTTGACCATCTATTGCTTTATCACATTCTAGATGAAGCAATACAAATAGAATTAGAGCTGAGTGGATGAAGTGATACTGGAGTACAATGTCCCCTATAATTTATAGGCAACTTAAGAAAACTTGTGGTTTATATGTATTAGAATGTTAGTCAATAGAAGAGGATACAGCAAGCAAGAGAAGAACAGCAAAACTGAGGATGGTGAGATAAATGTGGGGTAAGCCTATGATGGATAGAGTAAAAATTTTGAACATTAGAGGAATTGTGGAGTTAACCAAATGAGGATAGTGATGTCGAACCTATAAAGACGATATAGGAATGTTTAATGAACATTTAAAGAGCTTTTGATCCATGGTGACTCAGGTAGGGAAACATGTTTGAATAATTGTTGAGGGCTCCAGAAGGACAGAATTTGGACAACCTTATAATAGCACCGTACATAGCACTTACAAGGAATTAGAAAGCTAAATAGCTGGGGCAAGGTTTGATGGTTACGATTATGAATATGGAGGGCCATAACTATCAGAATGGAGAACAATCTGCAAAAGGTGGGAGAGGGGGAACAAAACAGACATGTCTTTTAATAGCATTTGAACAGCAATCTATCCAAAAATGGGTAACAAATGCAAAGAAGTAACAGTGTTTGGAGAAAACAGTTTTTCCATAACTATGAAGACGGGACAATTAAAGCCTGGAGAACATGAGGATGTTCAGGTGGATATCGGATAATTAAGGAAAATATTCCAGATCCATAGGGATTAGCATACattattaaataattttctATGTGCGCTGTAGAATTTTTCTTGTGTAACTCAGCTGCAGAGTGCATGATGCCTCAAAAATAATCAACACGTCTGCTTGTGTCTGGGGAACCAGGAATCTAAAAATAGTAACTAATAAATAAGAAGTTCATCACTTACTTGTATAGAACTGTCCTTCTTGTCAAAAACCTGAGAGTCATGGCTAGATTCTCTAatcttttcctccttttttgctTCCTCCATTCTCTTCCTTTCAGCACGTTGGAAGGCTGGAGGTTTGGCACCACCTTGAAGTCCTCCAGATATTTTGATGAACTGCACAAACCACAATAAACATCAAATATGACATCGCAATCTACATAGAGGTAAGCATCAAAAAGAGCAAACAAGGAATTACTTTATCATAGCATTTTTTACAAAGGCCATGGGCAAAATGAGATGCCTtatccttgtgtttacacatCACTTCACCAGCTTTTGGCAATTGGCTTGAATGAGACTCT
Encoded here:
- the LOC103708565 gene encoding transcription factor IIIB 90 kDa subunit isoform X2 — its product is MVRCSHCGDDTPVIRDPDKGYIICGYCGKILDQDLYATEPTFIKDSSGQSRLAGTILNSVQSGYSASHERTLLKGRDEIRDIVNSLRVGGGDSIINKAHAFYQIAVDKNFTRGRRTSHVAAACLYIACRQTKKAYLLIDFSDYLQINVYVLGAVFLQLCKTLSLAEHPIVQKLIDPSLFIHRFTERLLCRKNNAVSETALRIVASMKRDWMQTGRKPSGLCGAALYISALSHGLNYSKSEIVSVVHICEATLTKRLIEFENTESGCLTIEEFLTRADELSEESHSSQLPKAGEVMCKHKDKASHFAHGLCKKCYDKFIKISGGLQGGAKPPAFQRAERKRMEEAKKEEKIRESSHDSQEKKGAKVSAKVTSNETGYESQTSKEHESVGHQAANESACNESQEPDDQPAATAGNESESFSDIDDVEVDGYLHNEEEKHFKKIIWEEMNREYLEEQAAKEAAAAAAKEAYEANFADSSEDLLAARELATATAAALAKSKKERKQKRAEEAKNSTPARTPLEATRQMLKRKTFSSRVNYEALEGLYTTDQENGKKQKVESDTGEANGHPDNIKERVNSGTADDGDEAGTFEDGDFAEEADYNDYYGNGDEDYTYDADYGYD
- the LOC103708565 gene encoding transcription factor IIIB 90 kDa subunit isoform X1 — protein: MVRCSHCGDDTPVIRDPDKGYIICGYCGKILDQDLYATEPTFIKDSSGQSRLAGTILNSVQSGYSASHERTLLKGRDEIRDIVNSLRVGGGDSIINKAHAFYQIAVDKNFTRGRRTSHVAAACLYIACRQTKKAYLLIDFSDYLQINVYVLGAVFLQLCKTLSLAEHPIVQKLIDPSLFIHRFTERLLCRKNNAVSETALRIVASMKRDWMQTGRKPSGLCGAALYISALSHGLNYSKSEIVSVVHICEATLTKRLIEFENTESGCLTIEEFLTRADELSEESHSSQLPKAGEVMCKHKDKASHFAHGLCKKCYDKFIKISGGLQGGAKPPAFQRAERKRMEEAKKEEKIRESSHDSQVFDKKDSSIQEKKGAKVSAKVTSNETGYESQTSKEHESVGHQAANESACNESQEPDDQPAATAGNESESFSDIDDVEVDGYLHNEEEKHFKKIIWEEMNREYLEEQAAKEAAAAAAKEAYEANFADSSEDLLAARELATATAAALAKSKKERKQKRAEEAKNSTPARTPLEATRQMLKRKTFSSRVNYEALEGLYTTDQENGKKQKVESDTGEANGHPDNIKERVNSGTADDGDEAGTFEDGDFAEEADYNDYYGNGDEDYTYDADYGYD